A single Amphiura filiformis chromosome 8, Afil_fr2py, whole genome shotgun sequence DNA region contains:
- the LOC140158728 gene encoding epidermal retinol dehydrogenase 2-like isoform X2 → MAVLDALWMNFLMVYYLVRSWVLWIIPPRKKSVADETVLITGAGSGIGRLMAVEFAKRGALVVLWDINKSGNEATARLVREMGGRAHTYVCDISKKEDVYEAAAKVKEEVGEVTILINNAGIVSGTKLLDTPDAKIIKTMEVNSMAHAWTLKSFLPDMLKNDHGHIVTIASIAGYFGAPGMADYCMSKFAAVGLHESVEREAIVVGAENVNFTIVNPYLINTGMFKGVKVKHPELLPGLKPEYVVEKIMQAVLTNQRVLMVPRTLYIMVWLKSFLPVGAIQACEEFFGAFTALDSFIGRKDG, encoded by the exons ATGGCTGTTTTAGATGCACTATGGATGAATTTTTTGATGGTGTATTACTTAGTAAGATCTTGGGTACTATGGATCATACCGCCAAGGAAGAAATCTGTTGCTGATGAGACGGTATTGATTACTGGGGCTGGCAGTGGAATAG GTCGGTTGATGGCAGTTGAATTTGCTAAACGTGGTGCATTggtagtgctgtgggatatcaaTAAGAGTGGTAATGAAGCGACAGCAAGATTGGTGAGAGAAATGGGAGGAAGAGCGCATACCTATGTCTGTGATATATCCAAGAAAGAAGATGTCTATGAAGCAGCTGCCAAG GTGAAAGAGGAAGTAGGTGAAGTTACTATTCTTATCAACAATGCAGGTATTGTGTCAGGCACTAAACTATTGGATACACCAGATGCAAAGATTATCAAGACAATGGAAGTTAACAGTATGGCGCATGCATGG ACATTGAAATCGTTCCTTCCAGATATGCTCAAGAATGACCATGGTCATATAGTGACCATTGCCAGTATTGCTGGCTACTTCGGGGCACCTGGTATGGCGGATTATTGCATGAGTAAATTTGCAGCTGTTGGACTCCATGAGTCTGTGGAGAGAGAAGCTATTGTTGTAGGAGCTGAGAATGTCAACTTTACCATAGTCAATCCATATCTGATTAATACTGGCATGTTCAAAGGTGTAAAAGTCAA GCATCCTGAACTCTTGCCAGGTTTGAAACCAGAATATGTAGTAGAGAAAATCATGCAAGCCGTGTTAACCAATCAGCGAGTTCTAATGGTACCACGGACTCTTTACATCATGGTCTGGTTAAAGAG